Proteins encoded by one window of Pseudomonas sp. PSKL.D1:
- the apaG gene encoding Co2+/Mg2+ efflux protein ApaG: MSDPRYQIDVSVVTRYLKDQSDPESSRFAFAYTITVQNNGSVTAKLMSRHWLITNGDGEVEEVRGAGVVGQQPTIEPGQSHTYSSGAVISTRVGTMQGSYQMFAEDGKRFDAEIAPFRLAVPGALH; encoded by the coding sequence ATGTCCGACCCCCGCTATCAGATCGACGTCAGCGTCGTGACCCGCTACCTGAAAGACCAATCCGACCCCGAAAGCAGTCGTTTCGCCTTCGCCTACACCATCACTGTGCAAAACAACGGCTCGGTCACGGCCAAGCTGATGTCCCGCCACTGGCTGATCACCAACGGTGACGGCGAGGTTGAAGAGGTGCGCGGCGCTGGCGTCGTCGGCCAGCAGCCGACCATAGAACCCGGCCAGAGCCACACCTACAGCAGCGGCGCAGTCATCAGTACCCGTGTAGGCACCATGCAGGGCAGCTATCAGATGTTTGCCGAAGACGGTAAGCGCTTCGACGCCGAGATCGCCCCCTTCCGGCTTGCTGTGCCGGGGGCCCTGCACTGA
- a CDS encoding symmetrical bis(5'-nucleosyl)-tetraphosphatase gives MATYAVGDLQGCLQPLKCLLERVKFNPAVDRLWLVGDLVNRGPESLETLRYLYSIRQSLVCVLGNHDLHLLAAWHNVERLKKSDTLREIIDAPDADQLFDWLRHQKLLHYDEPRGIALVHAGIPPQWTLGNALELAGEVEEVLRDDGRLKLYLDGMYGNEPNKWSKKLSGVERLRVITNYLTRMRFCTAEGKLDLKSKEGLGTAPKGYKPWFAHKDRRSRHVKIIFGHWAALEGRVDEPGIIALDTGCVWGGAMTLYNVDSGEYHRCDCADDGTVRVPAQPTKLNDHP, from the coding sequence ATGGCCACCTACGCCGTTGGTGACCTGCAAGGCTGCCTGCAACCGCTCAAATGCCTGCTGGAACGCGTTAAATTCAACCCGGCAGTCGATCGCCTGTGGCTGGTCGGTGACTTGGTCAACCGCGGCCCCGAGTCGCTGGAAACGCTGCGCTATCTCTATTCGATCCGTCAGTCACTGGTATGCGTACTGGGCAACCACGACCTGCACTTGCTGGCCGCCTGGCACAACGTCGAACGCCTGAAAAAAAGCGACACCCTGCGCGAAATCATCGATGCCCCCGACGCTGACCAATTGTTCGACTGGCTGCGCCATCAAAAACTGCTGCATTACGATGAGCCGCGCGGCATTGCCCTGGTACATGCCGGTATTCCGCCGCAATGGACCCTGGGTAACGCCCTGGAGTTGGCAGGCGAAGTCGAGGAAGTATTGCGCGATGACGGCCGCCTGAAGCTCTACCTTGATGGCATGTACGGCAACGAACCCAACAAGTGGAGCAAGAAGCTCAGCGGCGTCGAACGCCTGCGCGTGATCACCAACTACCTCACACGCATGCGCTTTTGCACCGCCGAAGGCAAACTCGACCTCAAGAGCAAGGAGGGCCTGGGCACCGCGCCAAAAGGCTACAAACCCTGGTTCGCCCACAAGGACCGCCGCTCACGCCATGTGAAGATCATCTTCGGGCACTGGGCAGCCCTTGAAGGGCGCGTCGACGAGCCTGGCATCATCGCCCTGGACACCGGCTGCGTATGGGGTGGCGCCATGACCCTGTACAACGTCGACAGCGGTGAATACCACCGCTGCGACTGCGCCGACGACGGCACCGTGCGCGTGCCGGCGCAACCCACTAAACTCAACGATCACCCCTGA
- the glpE gene encoding thiosulfate sulfurtransferase GlpE: MSEFKRIPPEQALALRAQGAVVVDIRDPQAFAAGHITGAQHLDNHSVADFIRNADLDAPTLVVCYHGNSSQSAAAYLVGQGFSDVYSVDGGFELWRATYPAETAQGTAE, translated from the coding sequence ATGAGCGAATTCAAGCGCATCCCCCCCGAGCAGGCCCTGGCCCTGCGCGCCCAAGGTGCGGTCGTCGTCGACATTCGCGACCCACAGGCCTTCGCCGCTGGCCATATCACTGGCGCCCAACACCTCGACAACCATTCGGTTGCCGATTTCATCCGTAATGCCGACCTGGATGCCCCGACGCTGGTGGTTTGCTACCACGGCAACTCCAGCCAGAGCGCTGCTGCTTACCTGGTGGGCCAAGGCTTCTCGGACGTCTACAGCGTCGATGGCGGCTTCGAGCTGTGGCGCGCCACCTACCCTGCCGAAACCGCCCAAGGCACTGCCGAATAA
- a CDS encoding PrkA family serine protein kinase, translating into MSIFSHFQQRFESTRQEELSLQEYLELCKEDRSAYASAAERLLLAIGEPELIDTSTNSRLSRIFSNKVIRRYPAFADFHGMEECIDQIVSYFRHAAQGLEEKKQILYLLGPVGGGKSSLAEKLKQLMEKVPFYAIKDSPVFESPLGLFNATEDGAILEEEYGISRRYLNTIMSPWATKRLQEFGGDISKFRVVKLYPSILNQVAIAKTEPGDENNQDISALVGKVDIRKLEEFPQNDADAYSYSGALCRANQGLMEFVEMFKAPIKVLHPLLTATQEGNYNSTEGLGAIPYSGILLAHSNESEWHTFRNNKNNEAFIDRIYIVKVPYCLRVSDEIKIYDKLLINSSLAKAHCAPDTLKMLAQFTVLSRLKEPENSNIYSKMRVYDGENLKDTDPKAKSIQEYRDSAGVDEGMNGLSTRFAFKILSKVFNFDPHEVAANPVHLLYVLEQQIEQEQFPAEVRERYLRYLKEYLAPRYIEFIGKEIQTAYLESYSEYGQNIFDRYVLYADFWIQDQEYRDPETGEILNRIALNEELEKIEKPAGISNPKDFRNEIVNFVLRARANNNGKNPSWLSYEKLRVVIEKKMFSNTEDLLPVISFNAKASKEDQQKHNDFVTRMVERGYTDKQVRLLSEWYLRVRKSQ; encoded by the coding sequence ATGAGTATTTTTAGCCACTTCCAACAACGCTTCGAGTCCACGCGTCAGGAAGAACTCTCGCTGCAGGAGTACCTCGAGCTGTGTAAAGAGGATCGCAGTGCCTATGCATCGGCGGCAGAACGGCTGTTACTGGCCATCGGTGAGCCGGAGCTGATCGACACCTCTACCAACTCCAGGCTGTCGCGAATTTTTTCCAACAAAGTCATACGCCGCTATCCGGCCTTTGCCGACTTCCATGGCATGGAAGAGTGCATCGACCAGATCGTGTCCTACTTCCGCCACGCCGCCCAAGGCCTGGAAGAGAAGAAACAGATCCTCTATCTGCTGGGCCCGGTGGGCGGCGGCAAGTCGTCGCTGGCCGAAAAACTCAAGCAGCTGATGGAAAAGGTGCCCTTCTACGCGATCAAGGACTCGCCGGTATTCGAGTCGCCGCTGGGCTTGTTCAACGCCACCGAAGATGGCGCCATTCTTGAAGAAGAGTACGGCATCTCGCGGCGCTACCTGAACACCATCATGTCGCCGTGGGCCACCAAACGCCTGCAGGAGTTCGGCGGGGACATCAGCAAGTTCCGCGTGGTGAAACTCTACCCTTCGATCCTGAACCAGGTTGCCATCGCCAAGACCGAGCCGGGGGACGAGAACAACCAGGACATTTCAGCCCTGGTCGGCAAGGTGGATATCCGTAAACTCGAAGAATTCCCGCAGAACGACGCCGACGCCTACAGCTACTCGGGCGCGCTGTGCCGGGCCAACCAGGGCCTGATGGAATTCGTGGAGATGTTCAAGGCGCCAATCAAGGTGCTGCACCCACTGCTGACCGCCACCCAGGAAGGCAACTACAACAGTACCGAAGGCCTGGGCGCCATCCCCTACTCCGGCATCCTGCTGGCGCACTCCAACGAATCGGAGTGGCACACCTTCCGCAACAACAAGAACAACGAGGCGTTCATTGACCGGATCTACATCGTCAAGGTGCCGTACTGCCTGCGCGTCAGCGACGAGATCAAGATCTACGACAAGCTGTTGATCAACAGCTCGCTGGCCAAGGCTCACTGCGCGCCGGATACGCTCAAGATGCTGGCCCAGTTCACCGTGCTCTCGCGCTTGAAAGAGCCGGAAAACTCCAACATCTACTCCAAAATGCGTGTTTACGACGGCGAAAACCTCAAAGACACTGACCCGAAAGCCAAGTCGATCCAGGAGTACCGCGATTCTGCGGGCGTCGATGAAGGGATGAACGGCCTGTCGACACGGTTCGCCTTCAAAATTCTCTCCAAGGTGTTCAACTTCGACCCCCATGAAGTGGCCGCCAACCCGGTACACCTGCTGTATGTGCTGGAGCAGCAAATCGAACAGGAACAGTTCCCGGCCGAGGTGCGCGAACGTTACCTGCGCTACCTGAAGGAATACCTGGCGCCGCGCTACATCGAGTTCATCGGCAAAGAGATTCAGACGGCCTACCTCGAATCCTACAGCGAGTACGGCCAGAACATTTTCGACCGCTACGTGCTTTACGCCGACTTCTGGATTCAGGACCAGGAATACCGCGACCCCGAAACCGGCGAAATCCTCAACCGCATTGCCCTGAACGAGGAGCTGGAGAAGATCGAAAAACCGGCAGGCATCAGCAACCCGAAAGACTTCCGCAACGAGATCGTCAACTTCGTGCTGCGTGCCCGTGCCAACAACAACGGCAAGAACCCGAGCTGGCTGAGTTATGAAAAGCTGCGGGTGGTGATCGAGAAGAAAATGTTCTCCAACACCGAAGACCTGCTGCCGGTCATCAGCTTCAACGCCAAGGCCAGCAAGGAGGACCAACAGAAACACAACGACTTCGTCACGCGGATGGTGGAGCGTGGCTACACCGACAAACAGGTGCGCCTGTTGTCGGAATGGTACCTGCGGGTCAGGAAATCGCAATAA
- a CDS encoding YeaH/YhbH family protein encodes MSYVIDRRLNGKNKSTVNRQRFLRRYREHIKKAVEEAVSRRSIMDMEHGEQISIPGRDIDEPVLHHGRGGKQTIVHPGNKEFTAGEHIPRPQGGGGGGGRGKAGNSGEGMDDFVFQITQEEFLEFMFEDLELPNLVKRHLTGTDTFKTVRAGVANEGNPSRINIVRTLRSAHARRIALTGSSRALLREAQKELARLKVEEPDNFTDIQETEQEIERLKARINRLPFLDTFDLKYNLLIKQPNPSSKAVMFCLMDVSGSMTQATKDIAKRFFILLYLFLKRNYDRIEVVFIRHHTSAREVDEEEFFYSRETGGTIVSSALKLMQEIMAERYSASEWNIYAAQASDGDNWNDDSPICREILSKQIMPHVQYYTYVEITPREHQALWYEYERIGEAFPDTFAQQQLVSAGDIYPVFRELFQRRLAT; translated from the coding sequence ATGAGCTACGTTATCGACCGACGCCTGAACGGCAAGAACAAGAGCACGGTTAACCGCCAGCGTTTCCTGCGGCGTTACCGTGAGCACATCAAGAAGGCCGTCGAAGAAGCCGTGAGCCGCCGCTCCATCATGGACATGGAGCATGGCGAGCAAATCAGCATTCCCGGTCGCGATATTGATGAACCGGTGCTGCACCATGGCCGTGGCGGCAAGCAGACCATCGTGCACCCAGGCAACAAGGAGTTCACTGCTGGCGAACACATCCCAAGGCCCCAGGGCGGTGGTGGTGGCGGTGGGCGCGGCAAGGCCGGCAACTCCGGCGAGGGCATGGACGATTTCGTCTTCCAGATTACCCAGGAAGAGTTCCTCGAATTCATGTTCGAAGACTTGGAACTGCCCAACCTGGTCAAACGCCACCTCACCGGCACAGACACCTTCAAAACCGTTCGTGCAGGCGTTGCCAACGAAGGCAACCCGTCACGCATCAACATTGTTCGCACCCTGCGTTCGGCACATGCGCGGCGAATCGCGCTGACCGGCAGCAGCCGGGCACTGCTGCGAGAGGCGCAAAAAGAACTCGCACGGCTTAAAGTCGAAGAGCCCGACAACTTCACGGATATCCAAGAAACAGAACAAGAGATCGAACGCCTGAAGGCGCGCATTAACCGCCTGCCCTTCCTCGACACGTTCGACCTCAAGTACAACCTGCTGATCAAACAACCCAACCCCAGCTCCAAGGCCGTGATGTTCTGCCTGATGGACGTGTCCGGCTCAATGACTCAGGCCACCAAGGACATCGCCAAGCGCTTTTTCATCCTGCTGTACCTGTTCCTGAAGCGGAACTATGACCGCATCGAAGTGGTGTTCATTCGCCATCACACCAGTGCCCGCGAGGTGGACGAGGAAGAATTCTTCTATTCCCGGGAAACCGGCGGCACCATCGTATCCAGCGCGCTCAAGCTGATGCAGGAAATCATGGCCGAACGCTACTCGGCCAGCGAATGGAACATCTACGCGGCCCAGGCCTCGGATGGTGACAACTGGAACGACGACTCGCCCATCTGCCGCGAGATCCTCTCCAAGCAGATCATGCCCCACGTGCAGTACTACACTTACGTCGAGATCACCCCGCGTGAGCATCAGGCGTTGTGGTACGAGTACGAGCGGATCGGCGAAGCCTTCCCCGACACATTCGCCCAGCAGCAGTTGGTTTCGGCCGGCGATATCTACCCGGTCTTCCGTGAACTCTTCCAGCGCAGGTTAGCCACATGA
- a CDS encoding SpoVR family protein, translating into MTARAQRRQPISIGSEWTFELIQTYDREISRLAERYALDTYPNQIEVITAEQMMDAYASVGMPLGYHHWSYGKQFLSTEKSYSRGQMGLAYEIVINSDPCIAYLMEENTMCMQALVIAHACYGHNSFFKGNYLFRTWTDASSIIDYLVFAKQYIAQCEERHGIDAVEDLIDSCHALMNYGVDRYKRPYPISAEEERRRQKEREEHLQRQINDLWRTIPKGAEKGGERDDARFPAEPQENILYFIEKNAPLLEPWQREVVRIVRKIAQYFYPQRQTQVMNEGWATFWHYTLMNDLYDEGLITEGFMMEFLQSHTSVVFQPGFDSPYYSGINPYALGFAMYTDIRRMCENPTEEDRRWFPEIAGSDWLSTIKFAMSSFKDESFILQYLSPKVMRDLKLFSILDDDQRDDLLVPAIHDEAGYRIIREQLAAQYNLGNREPNVQIWSVDRRGDRSLTLRHQQHNRKPLGDSTEEVLKHLHRLWGFDIHLETVQGDQIIKTHHMPPRGEHGESADYGRMDLAVIHHL; encoded by the coding sequence ATGACCGCCAGAGCACAGAGACGCCAACCCATTTCCATCGGGTCCGAGTGGACGTTCGAGCTGATCCAGACCTACGACCGGGAAATCAGCCGCCTGGCCGAACGTTACGCTCTGGACACCTACCCCAATCAGATCGAGGTGATCACCGCCGAGCAGATGATGGACGCCTACGCGTCCGTCGGCATGCCCTTGGGTTATCACCACTGGTCCTACGGCAAGCAGTTCCTCAGTACCGAAAAATCTTACAGCCGCGGCCAGATGGGCCTGGCCTACGAGATCGTGATCAACTCCGATCCGTGCATTGCTTACCTGATGGAAGAGAACACCATGTGCATGCAGGCACTGGTGATCGCCCATGCCTGCTATGGCCACAACAGCTTCTTCAAGGGCAACTACCTGTTCCGCACCTGGACCGACGCCAGTTCGATCATCGATTACCTTGTGTTCGCCAAACAGTACATCGCCCAATGCGAAGAACGCCATGGTATCGATGCAGTAGAAGACCTGATCGACTCTTGCCACGCCCTTATGAACTATGGCGTGGACCGTTACAAACGCCCCTACCCGATCTCCGCCGAGGAAGAGCGGCGCCGCCAGAAGGAGCGCGAAGAGCACCTGCAGCGGCAAATCAACGACCTGTGGCGCACCATCCCCAAAGGCGCGGAAAAAGGCGGCGAGCGTGATGATGCGCGCTTCCCCGCCGAACCTCAGGAAAACATTCTTTACTTCATCGAAAAAAACGCGCCACTGCTAGAACCTTGGCAGCGCGAAGTGGTGCGCATCGTGCGCAAGATAGCGCAGTACTTCTACCCGCAACGCCAGACGCAAGTGATGAACGAGGGCTGGGCTACCTTCTGGCACTACACGCTGATGAACGACCTGTATGACGAGGGGTTGATCACCGAAGGTTTCATGATGGAGTTCTTGCAGTCGCACACCAGCGTGGTCTTCCAGCCAGGCTTTGACAGCCCCTACTACAGCGGCATCAACCCCTATGCTTTAGGGTTTGCCATGTACACCGACATCCGCCGCATGTGCGAAAACCCGACCGAGGAAGATCGCCGCTGGTTCCCTGAAATTGCCGGCAGTGACTGGCTTTCTACCATCAAATTCGCCATGAGCAGCTTCAAGGACGAGAGCTTCATCCTGCAGTACCTGTCGCCTAAAGTCATGCGTGACCTCAAGCTGTTCAGCATCCTCGACGACGACCAACGTGACGATTTACTGGTACCAGCCATCCACGATGAAGCTGGCTATCGGATCATCCGCGAGCAACTGGCTGCCCAATACAACCTCGGCAACCGCGAACCCAACGTGCAAATCTGGAGCGTCGACCGCCGGGGAGACCGCTCCCTGACGCTGCGCCACCAGCAACACAACCGCAAACCGCTGGGCGACTCCACCGAGGAGGTGCTCAAGCACCTGCACCGTCTCTGGGGCTTTGATATCCATCTGGAAACCGTGCAGGGCGACCAGATCATCAAGACCCACCACATGCCACCACGCGGCGAACACGGCGAGAGTGCCGACTACGGCCGCATGGACCTGGCCGTCATTCACCACCTCTAA
- a CDS encoding multifunctional CCA addition/repair protein → MHIYKVGGAVRDRLLGRPVSDIDWLVVGATVEEMHAKGFRPVGADFPVFLHPKTGEEYALARTERKSGRGYGGFTFHASPGVTLEEDLIRRDLTINAMAEDEQGNVYDPYHGQRDLTARILRHVSPAFAEDPLRVLRVARFAARYAPLGFKVADETLALMRQISASGELQALTAERSWKEIERALMEAEPQVFVQVLRACGALTDLMPELAAHEQNLAALQRAAERQQPLNVRWACLLRGLEPAQIKALNQRLKAPRECQELASLVGEFADKGDKALELDAESLLEMLQKFDVYRRPQRFEEFIAACEMAAQGQSYPQGEYLRGAVAIVRAVDVKPLVEAGFTGQGLGAALREKRLEALKAYKNG, encoded by the coding sequence ATGCACATCTACAAAGTTGGCGGCGCGGTGCGCGACCGCCTGCTCGGGCGCCCGGTCAGCGATATCGACTGGCTGGTGGTTGGCGCCACTGTCGAGGAAATGCACGCCAAGGGCTTTCGCCCGGTGGGGGCTGACTTCCCGGTTTTCCTGCATCCCAAAACAGGTGAGGAGTACGCCCTGGCGCGTACCGAGCGCAAGAGCGGACGCGGTTATGGCGGGTTCACCTTCCACGCCAGCCCGGGCGTGACACTGGAAGAAGACCTGATCCGCCGCGACCTGACCATCAATGCGATGGCCGAGGATGAGCAGGGCAACGTGTACGACCCCTATCACGGGCAGCGCGACCTGACCGCACGTATTTTGCGCCACGTTTCCCCGGCATTTGCTGAAGATCCCTTGCGAGTACTGCGTGTTGCCCGCTTTGCTGCACGTTATGCGCCATTGGGTTTCAAGGTTGCCGATGAAACGTTGGCGCTGATGCGCCAGATCAGCGCTTCAGGGGAGTTGCAGGCGCTTACCGCCGAGCGGAGCTGGAAGGAAATCGAGCGGGCATTGATGGAGGCCGAACCGCAAGTGTTTGTGCAGGTGTTGCGCGCATGTGGCGCCCTGACAGACCTCATGCCAGAGCTTGCAGCTCACGAGCAGAACCTGGCTGCGTTGCAACGTGCCGCCGAACGCCAGCAGCCTTTGAACGTGCGCTGGGCATGCCTGCTGCGAGGGTTGGAACCGGCACAGATCAAAGCGCTTAACCAACGGCTCAAAGCACCTCGCGAATGCCAGGAACTGGCGTCACTGGTCGGCGAATTTGCCGACAAAGGTGACAAAGCGCTGGAACTGGATGCCGAAAGCTTGCTCGAGATGCTGCAAAAGTTCGATGTGTACCGGCGGCCGCAGCGTTTTGAGGAATTCATTGCCGCGTGCGAGATGGCGGCGCAGGGACAAAGCTATCCACAGGGCGAGTATCTGCGCGGCGCGGTAGCCATCGTCCGCGCTGTGGATGTGAAGCCACTGGTGGAGGCTGGGTTTACTGGCCAAGGGTTGGGGGCGGCACTTAGAGAGAAGCGGCTAGAAGCGCTCAAGGCTTACAAAAATGGCTGA
- the folK gene encoding 2-amino-4-hydroxy-6-hydroxymethyldihydropteridine diphosphokinase, producing the protein MSLSTVYLGLGSNIERHKHLCAGLDALAAILTDMRCSPAFESQAVGIRSGPFINFVVSGKTDLPLMELDRRLKFIEADNGRYAPDRKGLPLDIDVLMYDDLLGTFNGLVLPRAEILKNAFVLWPLSLLAPELVHPGAGKSMAQLWQEASIDQVLAPVAFEWRGLQFTPE; encoded by the coding sequence ATGTCTCTGAGCACGGTTTACCTGGGGCTGGGCAGTAACATCGAGCGCCACAAGCACTTGTGTGCGGGGCTCGATGCCTTGGCGGCCATCCTCACGGATATGCGGTGCTCGCCGGCATTCGAGAGCCAGGCCGTGGGGATCAGGAGCGGGCCATTCATCAATTTCGTGGTCAGCGGCAAGACTGATCTGCCATTGATGGAGCTGGACCGCCGGCTCAAGTTCATCGAGGCTGACAACGGGCGTTACGCACCAGATCGCAAGGGCTTGCCGCTGGATATCGACGTGCTGATGTATGACGACTTGCTCGGCACGTTCAATGGGCTGGTGCTGCCAAGGGCTGAGATTCTGAAGAATGCGTTCGTGCTGTGGCCGCTGTCGCTGTTGGCGCCTGAGCTTGTGCACCCGGGGGCGGGGAAGAGCATGGCGCAATTGTGGCAGGAGGCAAGCATCGATCAGGTGCTGGCACCCGTGGCGTTTGAGTGGCGGGGGTTGCAATTCACCCCGGAGTGA
- the folB gene encoding dihydroneopterin aldolase yields MDRVFIEGLEVDTVIGAYDWERDIRQCLRLDLSFAWDNRPAAADDDLSKALCYATISARIQAFAEQARFELVETFAERLVATLMQEFNIPWVRLKLTKPGAVPAARGGVGVEIERGCL; encoded by the coding sequence TTGGACAGAGTGTTCATCGAAGGCCTGGAAGTCGATACCGTCATCGGTGCCTATGACTGGGAACGGGATATTCGCCAGTGCCTGCGCCTGGACCTGAGTTTTGCCTGGGACAACCGCCCGGCGGCGGCCGACGACGACCTGAGCAAGGCGCTGTGCTATGCCACGATTTCCGCACGGATCCAGGCATTTGCCGAGCAGGCGCGGTTCGAACTGGTGGAAACCTTTGCCGAACGCCTGGTTGCGACGCTCATGCAGGAGTTCAACATTCCTTGGGTGCGGTTGAAGCTGACCAAGCCGGGCGCAGTGCCAGCGGCGCGGGGCGGTGTTGGCGTGGAGATCGAGCGCGGATGTCTCTGA
- the plsY gene encoding glycerol-3-phosphate 1-O-acyltransferase PlsY, whose protein sequence is MFWLLALLAYLLGSLSFAILLSRLTGSPDPRSSGSGNAGATNMLRLAGRKLAILTLLGDLCKGLLPVLLARFAGLGLQEQAWVGVCAVLGHLFPVYFRFQGGKGVATAAGMLMGLYFPAALLAIGAWLLTFYLTRTSSLAALVATPLTLPLLAWREPEALLPISVLTLMIVWRHRNNLRDLFAGRERHF, encoded by the coding sequence ATGTTTTGGTTACTGGCGCTGCTCGCCTACCTGCTCGGCTCGCTGTCCTTCGCCATTCTTCTCAGCCGCCTTACAGGCAGCCCGGACCCGCGTTCCAGCGGCTCAGGCAATGCCGGCGCCACCAACATGCTACGCCTGGCAGGCCGTAAACTGGCGATCCTGACCCTGCTTGGCGACCTGTGCAAGGGCTTGTTGCCAGTATTGCTTGCACGTTTCGCCGGGCTAGGGCTGCAAGAGCAGGCCTGGGTTGGTGTTTGCGCAGTGCTCGGCCATTTGTTCCCTGTTTACTTCCGTTTTCAAGGTGGCAAGGGCGTGGCGACGGCAGCCGGCATGCTCATGGGGCTGTACTTCCCGGCAGCCCTGCTGGCCATCGGGGCCTGGCTGCTGACGTTCTACCTTACCCGTACCAGCTCGCTGGCTGCGTTGGTGGCCACCCCCCTGACCCTGCCATTGCTGGCGTGGCGCGAGCCGGAAGCACTGCTGCCAATCAGTGTACTCACACTGATGATCGTCTGGCGCCATCGCAACAACCTGCGCGACCTGTTTGCCGGGCGCGAGCGGCATTTCTGA
- the tsaD gene encoding tRNA (adenosine(37)-N6)-threonylcarbamoyltransferase complex transferase subunit TsaD — translation MLVLGLETSCDETGVALYDSERGLLADALFSQIDLHRVFGGVVPELASRDHVKRMLPLIRQVLDEAGCVATEIDAIAYTAGPGLVGALLVGASCAQALAFAWDIPAIGVHHMEGHLLAPMLEENPPEFPFVALLVSGGHTQLVRVDGIGQYELLGESLDDAAGEAFDKTAKLIGLNYPGGPEIARLAERGVPGRFVFPRPMTDRPGLAFSFSGLKTFALNTWQQCRDAGDDNEQTRCDVSLAFQQAVVETLTIKCKRALKQTGLKRLVIAGGVSANKALRASLEDMLASIKGNVYYARPKFCTDNGAMIAYAGCQRLLAGQQQDLAISVQARWPMEQLPPV, via the coding sequence ATGCTAGTACTGGGATTGGAAACATCCTGCGACGAAACCGGCGTCGCATTATACGACAGTGAGCGCGGTTTGTTAGCCGACGCGCTGTTCAGCCAAATCGACCTGCACCGCGTATTTGGCGGTGTTGTGCCCGAGCTTGCCTCGCGCGATCACGTCAAGCGCATGCTGCCACTTATCCGCCAGGTGCTGGACGAGGCGGGCTGCGTCGCCACCGAGATCGACGCCATCGCCTACACCGCGGGCCCTGGCCTGGTGGGGGCGCTGCTGGTGGGGGCCTCATGTGCTCAGGCACTGGCGTTCGCCTGGGATATCCCGGCCATCGGTGTGCACCACATGGAAGGCCACTTGCTGGCACCGATGCTGGAAGAAAACCCGCCCGAATTTCCGTTCGTCGCTTTGTTGGTGTCGGGCGGCCATACGCAGCTGGTGCGCGTCGATGGCATTGGCCAATACGAACTGCTGGGCGAGAGCCTGGACGATGCCGCGGGTGAGGCGTTTGACAAAACTGCCAAGCTGATCGGCCTGAACTACCCGGGTGGCCCCGAAATCGCTCGCCTGGCAGAGCGGGGTGTGCCTGGCCGCTTCGTGTTCCCGCGGCCAATGACCGATCGCCCGGGCCTTGCGTTCAGCTTTAGCGGCCTCAAGACCTTCGCCCTCAACACCTGGCAGCAATGCCGCGATGCTGGCGACGACAACGAGCAAACCCGTTGCGACGTGTCGCTGGCGTTCCAGCAGGCGGTGGTGGAGACTTTGACCATCAAGTGCAAGCGCGCCCTGAAGCAGACCGGGCTCAAGCGGCTGGTCATTGCGGGGGGCGTGAGTGCCAACAAGGCGCTGCGTGCATCGCTGGAAGACATGCTGGCCAGCATCAAGGGCAACGTCTACTACGCACGCCCGAAATTTTGCACCGACAACGGCGCGATGATCGCCTATGCCGGTTGCCAGCGTTTGTTGGCCGGGCAGCAGCAGGATCTGGCAATCAGCGTGCAGGCACGTTGGCCGATGGAGCAATTGCCGCCGGTGTGA
- the rpsU gene encoding 30S ribosomal protein S21: MPAVKVKENEPFDVALRRFKRSCEKAGVLAEVRSREFYEKPTAERKRKAAAAVKRHAKKVQREQRRAVRLY; the protein is encoded by the coding sequence ATGCCAGCCGTCAAAGTTAAAGAGAACGAACCCTTCGACGTAGCTCTGCGTCGTTTCAAGCGCTCCTGCGAAAAAGCCGGTGTACTGGCTGAAGTTCGTAGCCGCGAGTTTTACGAGAAGCCGACCGCCGAGCGTAAGCGTAAAGCAGCTGCTGCTGTTAAGCGTCACGCCAAGAAAGTTCAGCGCGAACAGCGCCGCGCCGTTCGTCTGTACTAA